The window GCCTCACACTATCAATAGCATCAATAACATAATCAAACCCCGTACTAAGGTAGTGAGCGACATTATCGACAGTAATAAAGTCATCAATAACATTCACTACACACTCAGGGTTAATTTCTAAAATACGATTTTTCATCACCTCAACTTTTGGTTGCCCAACCGTCGACTTGATGGCATGTAATTGACGATTAGTATTAGTCACACAGATATCATCCATATCAATCAATGTGATGAACCCAATACCTGAACGAGCAAGCGCCTCCGCGGCCCATACACCTACCCCACCAACCCCAATGACACAAACGTGAGAACGTGCAAAAAGATGAAGAGCATGTTGCCCATATAAACGCCCGATCCCAGCAAAACGCTGCATCCAAGCATCAGAAAGCTTAGCTTGCATAATAACGAACAACCTCAGTTAAATCTGTGACTACAGTGAACCAAATAGCGGCTGGCTTTTTTTCAGCACCCAAACTCGCCCATAATGGTTATAAAAACCGGCCATTTTCCCAGCGTCATGACCTATACCGTGGTAAATATCAAAATGATGCCCTTTAATTGCACCACCGACATCCAAGGCTATCATCATACGCATTTCATACTGCCCCGTAAATTTCCCGTTATTATCTAATACAGGGATTTCTGCGAGCAAAGCTGTACCCGGTGGAATGAGGGTTTTATCTGATGCAACGGATGCTTTAGCAATTAAAGGAACCGCACTTGCGCCTCTAACAGGGACAAATGATTGCGGTTTAAAAAAGACAAATGACGGGTTTTCTTCTAAAAGCTGGCGAACTTCTTGCTCGCTATGCTGGTCCGTCCAATCATGGATAGCTTGTAATGACATTTGGCTAAGAGGAACCTCACCGCGGTCTACCAGCACTTTTCCGATACTTTTGTACGCATGGCCATTTTTACCTGCATAACCAAAGAAATTCAAAGGGCTACCATCCCCAAAATCAACATAGCCACTTCCCTGAACTTCCATCATAAAATTTTCAACGGGTGAATTACTATAAGCTAAAATTAAATTATCACTCAGGGCACCGTTATAAATCGCGGCTCGGCTAGGTAAACGCTTCTTTCCTTTTGGGGGCATACCGTATAACGGATAACGAAATTCACCTTGTGCCATACGACGGGCCTCAATCACAGGTGTGTAATATCCTGTAAATTGCACGTTTCCATAATTATCGGCACCTTCCATTTGGAAAGCCGTTAAATTGAAATTTGCCAATTGAGCCGGATCTCCTCCCGCCATCAACCAGTTTTCTATGGCATGGTAAGCATCATTGTTACTTTTAAACAACCGTGGTGATGCATTTTTGATTTCATTAACCTGCTGATTAAAATCTGGTGCATTGATTGGTCGTCCCTGTACATTCACTTGATTTACTTTCTGTAAATCTTGAACTAAGCGACCATCTTTATATTGTTGGCCTTTATCCGTTGGATGGGTTTGGCACCCAGCTAATAAGGAAAGAAATACACTGGTTACTAACCACTTTTTTACTGTTTGTTTATTGACGATTTTTGTTAGCCCTATATTCATGCTCTACCACCCAGATAAATCCAACAATC is drawn from Providencia huaxiensis and contains these coding sequences:
- the mltA gene encoding murein transglycosylase A, which translates into the protein MNIGLTKIVNKQTVKKWLVTSVFLSLLAGCQTHPTDKGQQYKDGRLVQDLQKVNQVNVQGRPINAPDFNQQVNEIKNASPRLFKSNNDAYHAIENWLMAGGDPAQLANFNLTAFQMEGADNYGNVQFTGYYTPVIEARRMAQGEFRYPLYGMPPKGKKRLPSRAAIYNGALSDNLILAYSNSPVENFMMEVQGSGYVDFGDGSPLNFFGYAGKNGHAYKSIGKVLVDRGEVPLSQMSLQAIHDWTDQHSEQEVRQLLEENPSFVFFKPQSFVPVRGASAVPLIAKASVASDKTLIPPGTALLAEIPVLDNNGKFTGQYEMRMMIALDVGGAIKGHHFDIYHGIGHDAGKMAGFYNHYGRVWVLKKSQPLFGSL